The Candidatus Sericytochromatia bacterium genome includes the window GCCCTCGGCCACCGCCTGACTGACCACGCCGTGTTCGGCGATCACGGCATCAGGAACCGACAAGTAGCTGGTCTTGAGGTCCGTGGCGTAGCTGACGAGACCGCCCCGCAGCCAGCGACTGCTGCCGGGGACGTCGGTGAGTCGACTGGCCACCAGCCCCCCGGTGCACGATTCGGCCGTGGCCAGGGTCTGAGCGGCGCGCAAGAGGGCCTCGCCCACGACCACCGGCAAGGTCTGGTCGTCCTCTCCGTAGTAGTAGGGGGCGATCGCCCGCAGGCGCTCCAGCACAGGCGCCAGCGCCGCCTGCGCCTCCGCCAGGGTACCGGCCCGGGCGGTCGCCCGCAGGTGGACCTCACCCTCGCCGGCATAGGGGGCGACCGAGGGGTTCTCGCCTTCCAGCAGATCCGCCAGGCCCTCGGCCAGGACGGACTCCCCGATGCCCACGTATCGCAGCAGCACCGAATGGATCACCCCTTGGCCCCGCGCGGCGATCGCCGGTCGTGCCCACGCGCCCCACATGGCGTGCAGTTCCTGAGGCACGCCGGGATAGGTCATGACCCAGGCTGCCCCGAGGCGAACCGAAGCCCCCCAAGCCGTCCCCACCGGATTCGGGATCAGGTCGGCCGAGGGAGGAAACAGCGCCATTTTCAGGTTGGTAGGCGAGATCGGCCGGCGACGCTGGGCGAAGTAGGCCTCGATGTGTTGCTTGACCTCCGGCCGTTCCTCGAGCGGCTCCCCGAGCAGGTCGGCCAGCGTCGCCATGGTGATGTCATCCGCCGTCGGGCCCAGCCCGCCGGTCGTGATCACCAGGTCAGCCCGCGCAGCGGCATCCGCCAGGGCCTGCCGCATGCGCCCCGGATTGTCTCCCACCGTCGTGACCCACAGCAGGGAGACCCCCATGGCCGCCAATTCCTGGCCCAGCCAGGTGGCGTTGGTATTGATGACCTGGCCGATCAGCAGCTCGGTGCCAATGCAGACCAACTCGGCACGCATGGGCGCTCAGACCTGAACGGTTCCGAAGGCACGATCCCCCGCGTCCCCCAGACCCGGCACGATGTAACCCTGATCATTCAGGTGAGAGTCGACCGAGACACAGTAGATCGGAACATCCGGGTGGGCGGCATGCACGTTGCGCACCCCCTCGGGCGCGGCAATCAGACAGAGGAACTTGATGCGGGACGCCTGGCGCCGCTTGAACGCGTCGATGGTGGCGGTGGCGGAGCCACCCGTCGCGAGCATGGGATCAAGGATCAGCACGGTGGCGTCCGGGCTGATCGCACCGGGCAATTTGAGGTAGTACTCCACGGGCTGGAGCGTTTCCTCATTGCGGTAAAGGCCGATGTGTCGAACCTGCGCCTCCGGTAGCAGCTCGGTCGCAGATTCCATCATGGCCAGGCCCGCCCGCAGGATCGGCGCCACGATCAAGGGGCGATCGCCCAGAGTGCGGCCGGGTGTCAGTGCCAGGGGCGTGGGGACCTCGATCGGATCGGTTTCCAGGTCCCGCGTGGCCTCGTAGATGAGGAACTTCGCCAGTTCCCGCACCCGGGCACGAAAACGCGGCGTGGGCGTGTCCTTGTGGCGCAATTCGGCCAACGCCGTCACCACCAGGGGGTGGTCCAGCTGGACGACGCGCGCTTGACTCACGGTTTCGGGCGAGGGCGACATGCATGACCTCCTGAGGGTGAGGCCATCATGACCTTGCTGCCGGAGGCTTGTCCAGTCAGTTGGCGAGGGCCGCCAGCGGATTGACCTCACCGTGGCCGAAGAGCGGATCCACCCCCGGGGCGCCCCGATCCGAGGCCGTCTGTTCAAGGTGCTCCTTGACCTGCTGTGCCGTCCAATCCGGGTGCTTGCTCCAGACCAGCGCGGCCACACCGGCGACAAAGGGGGAGGCCATGGACGTGCCGCTCATCTTCGCATAGGCCTCACCCGGCACGGTCGAGAGAATCCCGACGCCCGGTGCGGTGACGCTCATCGAAGCATCATGATTCGAGAAGCGCGCGAGTCCCCCCGTGCTATCCGTGGCTCCCACCGAGAGGACCCCGGGATAGGCCGCGGGGAAACCCAGCGAGTCGGCGCTGTTGCCGGCGGCCGCGACGATCAAGCTGCCGCTCTGCACCGCCGTCTCGTAAAACTTGCGCTCGACGCTGGTGGTGGCGGTGCCTCCGAGGCTCATGTTGACGATCTTGGCCCCGTGGGTGATGGCGTGCGCCACGCCCTTCATGACGTCGTAGCTGGTTCCCTCCCCGCGAGCCCCCAGCACCTTGACGGCCAGGATCTTGACCCCGGGGGCCACGCCCGCGATGCCAAGCCCGTTGTTGGTGAGGGCGCCGATGATCCCGGCACAGTGGGTGCCGTGCCCGTTGTCATCCATGGGCCCGTTCTTGTCCTTGCGATTGAAGATGCGGCCAGGCCGGAAAGCCAGATCGGGCCCCTGGGTCACGCGATCCTTGAGGTCCGGATGGGTGAAGTCGACCCCGGTATCCACCACCGCCACGTTCACGGCGGGATCCCCTGTCGTGATCCGCCAGGCCAGCGGAATTTCTTTCTGGACCAGGCCGAACTGGAGGTTGTAATACTCATCATCGGGCGCCTGACCTGCCCCGGGCAGGTCGAGCGCGTAGACCATGGCGTTCGGCTCGGCCGCCCGCACGCCTCGCACGCTGCGCAGGGCCCCCAGCGCGCGCTGGATCAGGCTGCGCTGGCCCACGTCGTACAGGTGGTAGTTCAGTCCCGCGAAGCTGAAACTGTCGAGGTGCTTGGCACCGGCGAGCGAGAGGGCTGGGCCCTCACTGGCGACCACGACCTCACTGGGAGCTTCCAAAAAAGCTTGTTTGGCTTGCATCACGGGGCGCTCGGAGATCCCCTTGGACCTCGCCGCTTGGGGTGCCCGCATCGGCCCAGCACCGCAGGCGCCCAGCAGGGAAGCCAGCAAGACGACGGGGGCGACGGCGAGACACGGACGACGGACAAGCATGGGGTACCTCCGGCTGCGGGCAAGCAGGCCGCGTCCCAGCCCACCATTCAGGCAGGCAACGACCGAAGCGGCCTGAGATCTGGTATCCGGCCCCCGGCGCGGAAACTTGTGGGCATCCGCCTAAGAAAAGGTTAATTTTAGGTAGCGGATTCTTCAAGAAGCCGCGGAGAAGCCGGATGCATCGACAGCGCGGCCAGGGCCGTCAGGGGGATGACCGCCAGCAAACCGGCCAATCCCACCAGCAGGGTCACGCTGAAGGCGCCGACCGTTTCGAGATGCTGCACCCGCAACCACGGCAGCGGATGGACGGCCAGGTTCAGCAACACGGGCAGGAAGCCCCCCAGATAGGCCAGCAGCAGGGTGTTGGAGGTGGTCGAAAGCAGGTCGCGCCCCACCTGCCACCCCGCCGCGAACAACGCTTTGCGGGGCAAGTTGGGATTGGCCTGCCGCAGTTCATCCACCGCCGAGGAGATCGACAGCGACAGGTCCAGCATGATGCCCAGCGCGCCCACCAGCATGCTCGCGGCCAGCAATCCTGGGGCATCCACCACGGCCCCCTGGGCGCCGTGGACGATCACGGAATCTTCGTTGGCCAGACCCGATAAGCGCCCCCACGTGACAAACAGGGCGGCCAGCACCGCCGAGACCAGCACCGCGCCGCTGGTGCCTGCGACCGCGGCCCAGGCCTTGCGACCGGCACCGGCCGTCAGCAGGGTCGTGGCCAGGGCGATCGCCGAGGCGAGCAGCACCGCCAGTGGTAAGGGAGACCAGCCCCGCAGGGTCAGCGGCAGCAGGATCCCGGCGATCGCCAGCACGGTCACCAGCAACACGGCCAGGGTCTTCAAGCCTCGCCCGCCGCCGACCAGAAGAAAGGCCAGCACCGTCAGCGCGGCCAGGATCCAGCTGGCGTTGGCTCGCTGGTAGTCGACGATCTGCCAGTCGAACTCTTCGGCTTCCTCCAACGGCACGGCCGACAGCACCACCCGATCGCCGGCCACCACCGGCAATTCCATCCCCCCTGGCCCCCCCGCGCGCTGGACCACGGTGACGGCCTGCCCGGCGCCGTAGCCGGAACTGACATCCACCGTCACCAGCCGCTCTTCGGGCGTCGCGCCGGGCACGACCTGCCGCACCATCCCCAGCGCACTGCGCAGCGCCACCTCGTCGTGAGCGCCATGCTCCTCCGCCCCGACGGGGGCAGCCAAGCAAAGGCACAGCAGCGGCAGGAACAACCAGCGAAGGAGGCAGGGCAATGGATTCATGTTTCTTAGGGGCTTGTGGACAAGGCTGCGACGGTCTCCCAGTATACACGGGAAGGACGAGGCAACCGAACGGTTGCCTCGTCCCAGGGCGAAGGCGAGGTCACCTGGCCGGCGCCAGGTGGCTCACTCCCGGATCCAGGTCTCGCCGGTGCGCTGCCACGACACCAGTTCATCGGCCTTGAAGAAGATGCCGATCTCACGCTCCGCGCTCTCAGGTCCGTCCGAGCCGTGAATCACGTTGCGGCCGATGTCCACCGAGAGGTCCCCGCGAATGGTGCCCGGTTCGGCGTTGGCGGGATTCGTGGCCCCCATCATCCGACGCGCGGTCGCGATCACGGCCGGGCCTTCCCACACCATCGCGGTGATCGGGCCCGAGGTGATGAAGCCGACCAGACCATCGAAGAACGGCTTGCCCTTGTGCTCTCCATAATGCGTCTCGGCCATTTCGCGGGTGACCTGCATGAGCTTCAGGCCGACGAGCTTGAAGCCCTTCTTCTCGAAGCGGCCGATGATCTCGCTGACGAGACCCCGCTGCACCCCGTCGGGCTTGATGGCCAGGAATGTACGTTCGTTGGTTGCAGCCATAGGGATTGAACTCCTTGTCAAAAAATGGCGACGTGTGCGGCTAAAATCGCTGGCATCATAACCGGTGACCGGTGGGCGGGCAAGGGTGAGACCCCCGTCTGTAATCGGGGTAAAACTAGGTGGTCCCGTACCGAATCGGATTCCGCTGTAGAAGGGGAGAGCATCTTGCGCACGTTGACACCTTTCGTGATAGGCGCAGCCGTGGTCAGTCTGTGCGGCTGCGCCGCCCCAAGCGTTGCGCCTCTCCCCGGTGTTCAGGCGGACACCCCGTCCCCATCCAAAACCCCCGAGGCGACGCCCACGATGATCGCCGTGATCGCCGCCGGTAGCATGAACTACCTCGTGCCAGACGGTGCGCCCCTGAAGGGCACCCTCCGCTAGGCGCGGGTACCCCGACTCAGCGCAGCACCACGCGCGTGACCCCGTCACCGCCCTCGCTCGGGCCCCCCGGTCGGAACGAGGCCACGGCCGGATTGTCCTTCAGCCAGGCGCGCAGCGCATTGCGCAGCGCGCCGGAGCCGGCCCCGTGGATCAGGGTGACCTCTCGCAACTGGCTGCGCAGCGCCTGGTCGAGGTAGCGATCGGCGGCCGGGACGGCCTCGTGCTGCATCAAGCCGCGCATGTCGAGGCTGAGGCCCGCCGGTTCCGCGGGAATCACGATCGTGCCGGTGCGCCGGGGCGGCGGCGGGGTGTCGACCAGTTGCGCGCCCGACTTCAGGGACAGGTCCCGGCGGTGGACCGTGACTGTCAGGATTCCCACCTGCACCTTGAGGTTGCCGTCAGCATCGGGCAAGGTCAGCACCTTGCCGCTCTGCCCCAGTTTGGCGACCAGCACCGTTTTGCCCACTTCCAGCACCTCTTGCGGACCTACCGGGGCCGCCGGAGGCTTTTTCTTCTTCTGGAACTTCTCCAACCGCTCGGTGGCCCGCTGCGCGGCCTGGGCCGTGCGCACGCCTTGCAGATCGCGAATGATCGCCGCGATCTCCCCTTTCGCGGAACGCACCTGCTGTTCGACCCGTTCTTTGGCTTTGGCCTCCAGGTCACGCCGCTCCTGGTGCCAGGCCGCGAGCTTGGCGTCGTACTCGTGTTTCAAAGCCTCGGCCCGGTTGCGCGCCTTCTCGGCCCGTTGCAACCATTCGGCCGCCAGGTGTCGATCGCGCTCGACCTCGGCCACCAGTTCCGAGGTTTCGGTGGCGCGGTGCGCGAGCAGCTCCCGGCTACGCGCCACCAGGGGCTCGGAGAGCCCCAGGCGCTCGGCGATCGCCACGGCATTCGACTGCCCGGAGACGCCCAGCAGCAGCCGGTAGGTCGGAGAAAGCGTCTCGAGATCGAACTCCACGGCGGCGTTGCGGACGCCCGCCCGCTGATAGGCCAACATCTTCAACTCGCCGTAGTGCGTGGTGGCCACCAGGCGGGCCCCGCGGGCCTGCAGTTCCTCGATGATGGCCCGCCCCAGCGCCGCCCCCTCGGCCGGGTCCGTCCCGGCCCCCAGTTCATCCAGCAACACCAGGGTGCGCCCGTCAGCCTGGGCCAGGATCCGGATGATGTTGGCCATATGGCCCGAGAAGGTCGAGAGATTCTGCGACAGGCTCTGCTCATCTCCGATGTCGGCAAACAGTTCCGACACCACCCCCACCTCGGAGCCGCGCGCCACCGGCGGCAACAGACCGGCCTGGGTCATCAGGACGCACAGGCCCAGGGTTTTCAGTGCCACCGTCTTGCCCCCCGTGTTGGGCCCGGTGATCAGCAGGATCGGATGGTCGTCCTCGACCTGCATATCGATCGGCACCACCGCGTCGCCCAGTCGCTCGACCAGCAGGGGGTGGCGCGCCTTGAACAGGCGGGTGTTGCCCTTGCGATTGAGCCGAGGCAGTTCCCCACGAAGCCGGTCGGCCAGGCGCGCCTTGGCCTGGGCGAAGTCCAGGTCGCCCAGGGCTTCACAGGTCCAGGCGATCGGGTCATGCACGGCGGCGACCTGCGCCGTCAGGTCGGCCAGGATCCGCTCCTCCTCGGCCCGGGCATCGAGCTGGCGCTGCCGCACCGCGTTGTTGAGTTCCACCACGCCCAGCGGTTCGATGTAGAGGGTCTGCCCGCTACCGGACTGGTCGTGGACCAGACCGGGCACGGAGGCCTTGGCGTCGGCCCGCACCGGCAACACGAAGCGATCGCCGCGGAGCGTGGCGATCGGGTCCTGCAAGGCCGCGGCCTGCGCGCTGATGATGCGCTGCAGAGCGTGCCGCACGGCACTCTGCGCCTCGCGCAGGCGCTGCCGGATGCGCGCCAGCTCCGGGCTGGCCGAATCCGCCAGCGACCCGGCCGCATCGAAGGCGGCCAGCAGGGTGTCGCTCAGGCTGGAGAGACCCGCGATCGGCTCTGCCAGCTCCACCAGGGCGGGAAAATCGTCTCGGCGCTCGTGTAGCCAATCTTTCAGGCGACGAGCTGAACGCAAGGTGTGCCCGACCGCCAGCAGGTCCTCGCCGGCCAGGGTGAGGCCCTGTGCGGCCCGGCGCAGGGCCGGGCGGATGTCCACGATGCCGCCTTGCGGCAATTCGCCGGCCAGCTGCCGCAACTCCCGACATTCGGTGGTGATGCGAAGCGCCGCGGACACCTCATCGAGCGGCACACGGGGCCGCAGCGCCAGGCAGCGTTCGTGCCCCATCGCGTGGGAGGCCTGCGCGGCCAACAACGCGATCAAGGCATCCCATTCCAGGACCTTCAAGGTTTTCGCATCCATGGTTCCATTGTAACG containing:
- a CDS encoding competence/damage-inducible protein A; translation: MRAELVCIGTELLIGQVINTNATWLGQELAAMGVSLLWVTTVGDNPGRMRQALADAAARADLVITTGGLGPTADDITMATLADLLGEPLEERPEVKQHIEAYFAQRRRPISPTNLKMALFPPSADLIPNPVGTAWGASVRLGAAWVMTYPGVPQELHAMWGAWARPAIAARGQGVIHSVLLRYVGIGESVLAEGLADLLEGENPSVAPYAGEGEVHLRATARAGTLAEAQAALAPVLERLRAIAPYYYGEDDQTLPVVVGEALLRAAQTLATAESCTGGLVASRLTDVPGSSRWLRGGLVSYATDLKTSYLSVPDAVIAEHGVVSQAVAEGMATGARSAMSADWGVATTGWAGPAPDLPAEQVGLVWIAVAGPDGVSAECCRFGAFPRATIKQRASQAALDLLRRRINACLRDGA
- the upp gene encoding uracil phosphoribosyltransferase, encoding MSPSPETVSQARVVQLDHPLVVTALAELRHKDTPTPRFRARVRELAKFLIYEATRDLETDPIEVPTPLALTPGRTLGDRPLIVAPILRAGLAMMESATELLPEAQVRHIGLYRNEETLQPVEYYLKLPGAISPDATVLILDPMLATGGSATATIDAFKRRQASRIKFLCLIAAPEGVRNVHAAHPDVPIYCVSVDSHLNDQGYIVPGLGDAGDRAFGTVQV
- a CDS encoding S8 family peptidase; protein product: MLVRRPCLAVAPVVLLASLLGACGAGPMRAPQAARSKGISERPVMQAKQAFLEAPSEVVVASEGPALSLAGAKHLDSFSFAGLNYHLYDVGQRSLIQRALGALRSVRGVRAAEPNAMVYALDLPGAGQAPDDEYYNLQFGLVQKEIPLAWRITTGDPAVNVAVVDTGVDFTHPDLKDRVTQGPDLAFRPGRIFNRKDKNGPMDDNGHGTHCAGIIGALTNNGLGIAGVAPGVKILAVKVLGARGEGTSYDVMKGVAHAITHGAKIVNMSLGGTATTSVERKFYETAVQSGSLIVAAAGNSADSLGFPAAYPGVLSVGATDSTGGLARFSNHDASMSVTAPGVGILSTVPGEAYAKMSGTSMASPFVAGVAALVWSKHPDWTAQQVKEHLEQTASDRGAPGVDPLFGHGEVNPLAALAN
- a CDS encoding YibE/F family protein is translated as MNPLPCLLRWLFLPLLCLCLAAPVGAEEHGAHDEVALRSALGMVRQVVPGATPEERLVTVDVSSGYGAGQAVTVVQRAGGPGGMELPVVAGDRVVLSAVPLEEAEEFDWQIVDYQRANASWILAALTVLAFLLVGGGRGLKTLAVLLVTVLAIAGILLPLTLRGWSPLPLAVLLASAIALATTLLTAGAGRKAWAAVAGTSGAVLVSAVLAALFVTWGRLSGLANEDSVIVHGAQGAVVDAPGLLAASMLVGALGIMLDLSLSISSAVDELRQANPNLPRKALFAAGWQVGRDLLSTTSNTLLLAYLGGFLPVLLNLAVHPLPWLRVQHLETVGAFSVTLLVGLAGLLAVIPLTALAALSMHPASPRLLEESAT
- the ndk gene encoding nucleoside-diphosphate kinase produces the protein MAATNERTFLAIKPDGVQRGLVSEIIGRFEKKGFKLVGLKLMQVTREMAETHYGEHKGKPFFDGLVGFITSGPITAMVWEGPAVIATARRMMGATNPANAEPGTIRGDLSVDIGRNVIHGSDGPESAEREIGIFFKADELVSWQRTGETWIRE
- a CDS encoding endonuclease MutS2, whose product is MSVRIPMRILPIPHDGRAILVKRFIVENFGAARQAPFQTPGPQRPLPAGPRRCDDDEVRYNGTMDAKTLKVLEWDALIALLAAQASHAMGHERCLALRPRVPLDEVSAALRITTECRELRQLAGELPQGGIVDIRPALRRAAQGLTLAGEDLLAVGHTLRSARRLKDWLHERRDDFPALVELAEPIAGLSSLSDTLLAAFDAAGSLADSASPELARIRQRLREAQSAVRHALQRIISAQAAALQDPIATLRGDRFVLPVRADAKASVPGLVHDQSGSGQTLYIEPLGVVELNNAVRQRQLDARAEEERILADLTAQVAAVHDPIAWTCEALGDLDFAQAKARLADRLRGELPRLNRKGNTRLFKARHPLLVERLGDAVVPIDMQVEDDHPILLITGPNTGGKTVALKTLGLCVLMTQAGLLPPVARGSEVGVVSELFADIGDEQSLSQNLSTFSGHMANIIRILAQADGRTLVLLDELGAGTDPAEGAALGRAIIEELQARGARLVATTHYGELKMLAYQRAGVRNAAVEFDLETLSPTYRLLLGVSGQSNAVAIAERLGLSEPLVARSRELLAHRATETSELVAEVERDRHLAAEWLQRAEKARNRAEALKHEYDAKLAAWHQERRDLEAKAKERVEQQVRSAKGEIAAIIRDLQGVRTAQAAQRATERLEKFQKKKKPPAAPVGPQEVLEVGKTVLVAKLGQSGKVLTLPDADGNLKVQVGILTVTVHRRDLSLKSGAQLVDTPPPPRRTGTIVIPAEPAGLSLDMRGLMQHEAVPAADRYLDQALRSQLREVTLIHGAGSGALRNALRAWLKDNPAVASFRPGGPSEGGDGVTRVVLR